A single window of Syntrophotalea acetylenica DNA harbors:
- a CDS encoding CFI-box-CTERM domain-containing protein, with protein sequence MVQGFRKTETINEEEKKIADGEFLKSITTKTKDELRVYFEKKYEYYKNKSKCTFGFGPEGSCEFIGAFFLADFDETTRESIEKIIIEVFNGNITPLDFSNQMDNIVTNSKIRYDTWSSAFRFIKSGTGVWIDSHACAIMANTITGKDLNNKINSNNDNKNINTKNENDECFIATAAFGDFNNEYVVKFRKYRDRVLVNRLLGRIFIYSYYKVSPPFARIIGKHEFLKNFTRKILLKISQHLS encoded by the coding sequence AGGGCTTTCGTAAGACTGAAACAATTAATGAAGAGGAAAAAAAGATAGCAGATGGTGAATTTTTAAAATCAATAACAACAAAGACAAAAGATGAGTTGCGCGTATATTTTGAAAAAAAATATGAATATTATAAAAATAAATCGAAATGTACATTTGGTTTTGGACCCGAAGGCTCTTGTGAGTTTATAGGTGCATTCTTTCTGGCAGATTTTGACGAAACTACAAGGGAAAGCATTGAAAAAATTATTATTGAAGTATTTAACGGAAATATTACTCCTTTAGACTTCAGCAATCAGATGGACAATATAGTTACCAATAGTAAAATAAGATATGATACGTGGAGTTCGGCATTTAGGTTTATCAAGTCAGGAACTGGTGTATGGATAGATAGTCATGCGTGTGCCATTATGGCAAATACCATAACAGGAAAAGATTTAAATAATAAAATAAATTCGAATAATGATAATAAAAATATAAATACGAAAAATGAAAATGACGAATGCTTTATTGCAACAGCCGCATTTGGTGATTTCAATAATGAATACGTTGTCAAGTTTAGAAAATATAGAGACCGTGTCTTAGTTAATAGATTGCTTGGTCGGATATTTATATATTCATACTACAAGGTAAGCCCACCCTTTGCCAGAATTATTGGCAAGCATGAATTCCTCAAGAATTTCACTCGTAAAATACTTTTAAAGATTTCACAACATTTATCGTGA